From the Leptospira sp. WS60.C2 genome, one window contains:
- a CDS encoding cytochrome c maturation protein CcmE: MNRKFLTLLFLIAISLGGIAYFSSKETSYLLLDASELAANPTKYSEQNLRVRGFVRVGSLVREGKKAKFDLELNDQVIPVFFTGETLLPDAFKEGARARVDGKLERGVLVANHVEAKCASKYEAGYAEEK, translated from the coding sequence ATGAATCGTAAGTTTTTAACCCTCTTATTTCTCATTGCAATCTCCCTCGGAGGCATTGCGTATTTCTCTTCTAAGGAAACATCCTACCTCCTTCTCGATGCTTCTGAACTTGCCGCCAATCCCACCAAATACTCGGAACAAAATTTGCGAGTGAGAGGATTTGTACGTGTGGGCAGTTTAGTACGAGAAGGGAAAAAGGCCAAATTTGACTTAGAACTCAACGACCAAGTCATACCCGTATTTTTTACAGGAGAAACCCTTCTGCCAGATGCTTTCAAAGAAGGAGCAAGAGCGAGAGTGGATGGAAAACTGGAGAGAGGGGTACTCGTTGCCAATCACGTAGAAGCAAAATGTGCTTCCAAGTACGAAGCTGGATACGCTGAGGAAAAATGA
- a CDS encoding aromatic amino acid lyase — MILQLSTLHTLSRSGSFSHLGNRKKTLQTERNILESILQNSQNKLIYGIHTGFGPHAFKSNEELDLIQKSLIYHLTVEPVLTTEGAPHSNLSHKEARAVLAARLFSLSLGGSGIRYETLEILNTLLELDCIPILPERGSLSASGDLIPLSFIPLALLGESGFTGKGRELGPTKWNQKQSQIPGLPWTPKPKEAISLTNGTSFTTALLGLQVMEFRNLYFVSIELLSYLFHYHSVFPDAFHPEYHNHKQFLGPKRIAKILYPIVSQHPKLKIEGKRIQDIYSVRCIPQILGSIWDELDSIAGIVEQELNSLSDNPVLIPKHPNAGEEVRFAEGGGFYASQVSFAADRLQNAMAVWFTWVDRFLNYLMEPKENDEFPLMLSSKPGTYAGLSGLGLMSTHLTAEVRRDSMPGSVQSIPTNGNNQDIVPMGAISVFRNRRTVQSATKLLAIFSYAVYQSSAFAKRKDLVPDYELFQGLKTMEVDRSLDFEIQTLVERISTVTSSLASTPID, encoded by the coding sequence ATGATTCTGCAATTATCTACTTTACATACTTTATCTCGCTCTGGTTCTTTTTCTCACTTAGGGAATCGGAAAAAAACTCTCCAAACCGAACGAAACATCCTAGAATCCATTCTTCAAAACTCTCAAAACAAACTGATCTACGGAATTCATACAGGATTTGGTCCCCATGCCTTTAAATCCAATGAAGAATTAGACCTCATACAAAAATCTCTGATTTATCATTTGACCGTAGAACCAGTGTTAACAACAGAAGGGGCTCCCCATTCCAATCTATCCCACAAAGAGGCAAGGGCAGTTCTTGCGGCAAGGCTCTTTAGTTTGTCTCTCGGTGGTTCAGGAATTCGTTATGAAACATTAGAAATTTTGAATACACTTTTAGAGCTCGATTGTATACCGATTTTACCGGAAAGAGGATCTCTTTCGGCATCTGGAGATCTCATCCCTCTCAGTTTTATTCCATTGGCACTTCTTGGGGAGTCTGGGTTTACAGGGAAAGGTAGGGAACTTGGGCCCACCAAATGGAACCAAAAACAGTCTCAGATTCCAGGACTTCCATGGACTCCGAAACCCAAAGAAGCCATCTCACTTACCAATGGAACAAGTTTCACAACTGCACTCCTTGGATTGCAGGTGATGGAATTTCGAAACTTGTATTTTGTATCGATCGAACTACTTTCGTATCTCTTTCATTACCATTCTGTATTTCCAGATGCCTTTCATCCTGAGTATCATAACCACAAACAATTCTTAGGTCCTAAACGAATTGCGAAAATCCTTTATCCAATTGTTTCCCAACATCCAAAATTAAAAATAGAAGGAAAACGAATCCAAGATATTTATTCGGTTCGTTGTATCCCTCAAATTTTAGGTTCTATTTGGGATGAACTCGATTCAATTGCAGGTATCGTAGAACAAGAGTTAAATTCTTTATCTGATAATCCAGTCCTCATTCCAAAACATCCGAATGCAGGAGAAGAGGTTCGGTTTGCCGAAGGTGGTGGGTTTTACGCTTCTCAAGTGAGTTTTGCTGCCGATCGCCTACAAAATGCCATGGCAGTCTGGTTTACTTGGGTGGATCGATTTCTCAATTATTTGATGGAACCAAAAGAAAACGATGAGTTCCCTTTGATGTTGTCATCAAAACCAGGAACGTATGCTGGTTTATCTGGTCTTGGGCTAATGTCTACTCACCTAACGGCTGAAGTACGACGAGATAGTATGCCAGGATCTGTGCAGTCCATTCCAACGAATGGCAATAACCAAGACATTGTGCCGATGGGAGCGATCTCAGTTTTTAGAAATCGTAGAACCGTTCAGAGCGCTACGAAGTTACTTGCCATTTTTAGTTATGCGGTATATCAATCTTCAGCATTTGCAAAAAGAAAGGATTTGGTGCCTGATTACGAACTCTTTCAAGGGCTTAAGACGATGGAAGTAGATAGAAGTCTGGACTTTGAAATCCAGACATTAGTGGAAAGGATCTCGACGGTTACTTCTTCTCTTGCATCGACTCCAATCGATTGA
- a CDS encoding sodium:proton antiporter — protein MVSTLKKLLTLMVFLVCLSVTTAGIFAEEPTPVPTETTTQEETGHSSHGESVHEELPYWTVIPFIAILLSIAILPVASHKTAHWWEDNNNKLILAVGLGAISFVVLLIYGYSHNIVHTIFFDYIPFIILLGSLFYISGGIVIKGDIKATPLNNTLYLLIGASLASFIGTTGASMLLIRPLLKTNSERKHVVHTVVFFIFLVSNIGGSLTPLGDPPLFLGYLKGVPFTWTFKLFPEMLLACVILLSIYFVWDTIAYKKETKKDLARDTKLATPFSIGGQVNFIWLLGVILAVAFLNSNYIPEINNRPTLGFVREGVLIILIALSKFTSKEENRKFNNFTLHPIQEVAYLFIGIFITMIPALVLLETHGKELGITENWQFFWATGAFSSVLDNAPTYLTFGSLASGLLTPAGSAPLTLGQFIGNVQAEEILKAISVGAVFMGANTYIGNAPNFMVKSVAEENKVKMPSFGGYLAYSMGILVPVFILITFIFFV, from the coding sequence ATGGTGAGCACGTTGAAGAAGCTTCTCACATTGATGGTTTTCCTGGTCTGTTTGTCTGTGACAACGGCAGGGATATTTGCCGAAGAACCAACTCCGGTTCCAACAGAGACAACAACACAAGAGGAAACAGGTCACTCCTCTCACGGTGAATCCGTTCACGAAGAACTTCCTTATTGGACAGTGATTCCTTTTATCGCAATTTTACTTTCCATTGCGATTTTACCTGTGGCCTCTCACAAAACAGCCCACTGGTGGGAAGACAATAACAACAAATTGATTTTGGCCGTTGGTCTTGGTGCCATTTCTTTTGTCGTTTTACTTATTTATGGTTACAGCCACAATATTGTACATACCATTTTCTTTGATTATATTCCCTTTATCATTTTACTTGGTTCCTTGTTTTACATTTCTGGTGGGATCGTCATCAAAGGGGATATCAAAGCAACTCCTCTGAATAACACCTTGTATTTGTTAATTGGAGCAAGTCTTGCATCTTTTATTGGAACAACTGGTGCTTCTATGTTACTCATTCGCCCACTTTTGAAAACAAACAGCGAACGAAAACATGTTGTTCATACAGTTGTCTTTTTTATCTTTCTTGTTTCCAACATCGGTGGATCATTAACTCCACTTGGGGATCCTCCACTCTTTTTGGGTTACCTCAAAGGAGTTCCGTTTACTTGGACCTTTAAGTTATTTCCAGAGATGTTGTTAGCTTGTGTCATTCTACTCAGCATTTACTTTGTTTGGGATACCATCGCGTACAAAAAAGAAACCAAAAAAGATTTAGCTCGTGATACAAAACTTGCGACACCTTTTTCCATTGGTGGTCAAGTGAACTTCATTTGGTTGTTAGGTGTGATTTTGGCAGTTGCTTTTTTAAACAGTAACTACATCCCAGAAATCAACAACAGACCAACACTCGGGTTTGTGAGAGAGGGGGTCCTCATCATTCTCATTGCACTTTCTAAATTTACATCCAAAGAGGAAAATCGAAAGTTTAATAACTTCACCTTACATCCGATCCAAGAGGTTGCCTACCTTTTCATTGGAATTTTCATCACTATGATTCCTGCTCTTGTACTACTCGAAACTCATGGAAAAGAACTAGGAATCACTGAGAACTGGCAGTTTTTCTGGGCAACAGGAGCTTTCTCTTCGGTACTCGATAATGCTCCTACTTACCTAACGTTTGGATCGCTTGCTTCTGGTCTTCTTACACCTGCAGGATCGGCTCCACTTACACTTGGCCAATTCATTGGAAATGTCCAAGCAGAAGAGATATTAAAAGCAATCTCAGTGGGTGCTGTATTTATGGGTGCTAATACCTACATCGGTAACGCTCCTAACTTTATGGTGAAATCAGTAGCGGAAGAAAACAAAGTGAAGATGCCTTCTTTCGGAGGGTATTTAGCATATTCTATGGGAATTTTAGTTCCTGTTTTTATCCTTATCACTTTCATTTTCTTCGTCTAA
- the dapB gene encoding 4-hydroxy-tetrahydrodipicolinate reductase, with product MGKAIIQVLSLSKKSELSAAVVREGAIYEGFDSGNHAGIKETGVLLSSNLQKACEDSDVLIDFSTHTGFESILNTALQNKKPLVIGTTGLTDSDKTLIQSASQTIPIVFSPNMSVGVNLLFKLTEIAAKVLHEDFDIEVLDIHHRHKKDAPSGTAMYLKEVLLGASKRSEENVIYGRHGMYPERDQKEIAMHTMRAGEVVGEHTVYFFSPEERIEITHRAQDRKTFASGAVKAAEFLHGKSKGLYNMFDVLGI from the coding sequence ATGGGAAAGGCGATCATCCAAGTTCTTTCCCTTTCCAAAAAATCTGAATTAAGTGCTGCTGTTGTCAGAGAAGGCGCCATTTACGAAGGGTTTGATTCTGGAAATCACGCAGGCATCAAAGAAACAGGTGTATTGCTATCTTCCAACTTACAAAAAGCATGTGAAGATTCTGATGTTCTCATAGACTTTAGTACGCACACTGGTTTTGAATCCATTTTAAATACAGCGTTACAAAATAAGAAACCTCTAGTCATCGGAACCACTGGTCTTACCGATTCAGACAAAACTTTGATTCAATCAGCATCCCAAACGATTCCCATTGTTTTTTCACCAAACATGTCCGTGGGCGTCAATTTACTCTTTAAACTCACAGAGATTGCAGCGAAAGTTTTACACGAAGATTTTGATATTGAAGTTTTAGACATCCATCATCGGCATAAAAAAGATGCTCCATCTGGTACTGCTATGTATCTAAAGGAAGTTTTGCTCGGAGCAAGCAAACGAAGTGAAGAAAATGTTATTTATGGACGTCATGGTATGTATCCTGAGCGTGACCAAAAAGAAATTGCCATGCACACAATGCGAGCAGGTGAGGTGGTAGGCGAACACACTGTTTATTTCTTTAGTCCAGAAGAACGAATCGAGATCACACATCGTGCCCAAGATCGCAAAACGTTTGCTAGTGGTGCAGTCAAGGCCGCAGAGTTTTTACACGGCAAATCGAAAGGTTTGTACAATATGTTCGATGTTTTAGGGATTTAA
- a CDS encoding glycosyltransferase family 4 protein, with translation MVPFFPISFLFLGIFSLFLHRFYVHSRFGVKDVPNERSLHDTVTKKSGGMFFIPLFLISTLFYLFFPLETTGKEVPLSIAPNESLYLLLAGVFIFSILGFIDDLYHLTPKLRLVLELGIAFFCLWGIQPNLSFFGFVSFPYIGQILFLTVFLVFGINLVNFMDGMDWYIVTTFAICYVSLGFVLPNFYFKPNLGYNLYAILFLSMFGFIFYNFPKAKLFMGDSGSLALGFFVLFLPLLYQNHTQADPILWDVTDYFYLFPFFWIDGITILIKRFFQKKHLFQAHREHIYQKLTETQFGKVGSLLVFSFFNGIVCCLHFFLQQQAWEKLSIFFGLFLLSLCLYGILWIWVMRKNLA, from the coding sequence ATGGTTCCTTTTTTTCCCATTTCCTTCCTCTTTCTGGGCATCTTTAGCCTTTTTTTACACAGATTTTATGTACATTCTCGATTTGGAGTGAAAGATGTGCCCAATGAACGGAGTTTGCATGACACTGTCACAAAAAAATCCGGTGGCATGTTTTTTATCCCTCTGTTTCTCATCTCGACTCTGTTTTATCTTTTTTTTCCCTTAGAGACAACTGGGAAGGAAGTCCCCTTAAGCATCGCCCCGAACGAAAGCCTTTATTTATTGTTAGCTGGTGTATTCATTTTTTCAATCTTAGGTTTTATCGATGATTTATACCATTTAACGCCAAAGCTCAGATTGGTTTTAGAATTGGGAATTGCCTTCTTCTGTTTGTGGGGCATTCAACCTAATCTAAGTTTTTTTGGTTTCGTGTCTTTTCCATACATTGGTCAAATTCTCTTTCTCACCGTCTTTTTAGTCTTTGGAATCAACTTGGTTAACTTTATGGATGGAATGGATTGGTATATAGTAACCACCTTTGCCATTTGTTACGTTTCTTTAGGTTTTGTTCTGCCAAATTTTTACTTCAAACCAAACTTAGGATACAATTTGTACGCCATTTTGTTTCTTTCCATGTTTGGATTTATCTTTTACAATTTTCCAAAAGCAAAATTATTTATGGGCGACAGTGGATCACTGGCACTTGGTTTTTTTGTTTTGTTTCTCCCGTTGCTCTACCAAAACCACACACAAGCGGACCCCATTCTTTGGGATGTCACTGATTACTTTTATCTATTTCCGTTCTTTTGGATCGATGGAATCACCATATTAATCAAACGGTTCTTCCAAAAAAAACACCTCTTCCAAGCACATAGAGAACACATCTATCAGAAACTCACCGAGACACAGTTTGGTAAAGTGGGATCCCTCCTGGTCTTCTCATTCTTTAACGGAATTGTGTGTTGCCTTCACTTTTTTTTGCAACAACAAGCATGGGAAAAACTTTCGATCTTCTTTGGATTGTTTTTACTTTCTCTCTGTTTGTATGGAATTCTCTGGATTTGGGTCATGAGAAAAAACCTTGCCTAA
- a CDS encoding DUF368 domain-containing protein, which yields MESILSDMPLTKKEILFCILNGFLIGIANLIPGVSGGTFALILGLYDRLITAITSLHLETIKVSLSLLIGFWKEDVRSAFAKEMKRIDFWFLVFLGIGLLLSVISGAKLIQYLLQNHPQATLALFIGLIIPSLVVPYKLIEKHSVTVWLFLIPGILLTIVPSFFMGDSTGSENPIIAFATGVIAISAMILPGISGSYIMLVLGEYQIVIGKLSTILEPSSIVFLAAFGIGCLLGLLIFTHIVKWLFVKYKSHTMTFLLGLILGSFFILWPFKDYAHGQTIVGRSGEVKRDIQIATAENVLPKDFGETQVPLAALAFGLVLGFGLNRLESMQEKK from the coding sequence GTGGAATCCATCCTTTCCGATATGCCTCTTACAAAAAAAGAAATTCTCTTCTGCATTCTCAATGGATTTCTCATTGGAATTGCCAACCTAATCCCAGGTGTCTCTGGTGGAACCTTTGCACTGATCTTAGGTCTTTATGACAGACTCATTACCGCAATCACTTCCTTACATTTAGAAACCATCAAAGTATCCCTCTCCCTTCTTATTGGATTTTGGAAGGAAGACGTGAGAAGTGCATTTGCAAAAGAAATGAAACGAATCGACTTTTGGTTTTTGGTATTCTTAGGAATTGGACTTTTACTCTCCGTGATCTCTGGGGCAAAACTCATCCAATACTTATTACAAAACCATCCACAAGCCACACTTGCTCTTTTCATCGGTCTCATCATTCCTTCTCTTGTGGTTCCTTACAAACTCATTGAGAAACACAGTGTTACAGTGTGGCTCTTTTTAATCCCGGGAATCTTACTTACGATTGTTCCTAGCTTTTTTATGGGAGATAGTACTGGATCAGAAAACCCAATCATTGCCTTTGCGACGGGTGTGATTGCAATCTCTGCGATGATTCTACCAGGAATCTCAGGATCTTACATTATGCTTGTGTTAGGTGAGTATCAAATTGTCATAGGAAAACTTTCCACCATCTTAGAACCAAGTTCCATTGTCTTTTTAGCAGCGTTTGGAATTGGATGTTTATTAGGACTTCTCATTTTCACACACATCGTAAAATGGTTATTTGTAAAATACAAATCACATACCATGACTTTCTTACTTGGACTTATTTTAGGTTCCTTTTTTATCCTCTGGCCATTCAAAGATTATGCTCATGGACAAACTATTGTTGGGAGATCTGGGGAAGTAAAACGTGACATCCAAATTGCCACAGCTGAAAACGTTTTACCAAAAGATTTTGGCGAAACACAAGTTCCCTTAGCAGCACTAGCGTTTGGTTTAGTTCTTGGTTTTGGACTCAATCGATTGGAGTCGATGCAAGAGAAGAAGTAA
- a CDS encoding cytochrome c-type biogenesis protein CcmH has translation MLPSKNRNRTSSLGTRISFVLGLVLFLTTPSFLFSQKTTTNLKEESQIQTFLKVTEKIRCICLPSLPIQSCSFNMCAASSYIKTFIENRIKEGMGEEEIISKMENGFGTSVLQDPIVLMFQENGNQGMVDSIVYGFGTKILAKPDDTWINATLLGIGVLGLYGIYRYGTKKSKETSSTFDNSSKETLSSTTDAIKEKIRKFEES, from the coding sequence ATGTTACCCAGCAAAAACAGAAATCGGACTTCTTCGTTAGGCACTAGAATTTCTTTTGTTCTGGGTTTGGTTTTGTTTTTAACCACTCCAAGCTTTTTGTTTTCACAAAAGACAACAACGAACCTTAAAGAAGAGTCACAAATCCAAACCTTTCTCAAGGTCACAGAAAAAATCCGCTGTATCTGTTTACCCAGCCTTCCCATCCAATCTTGTTCTTTCAATATGTGTGCTGCTTCTAGCTACATCAAAACCTTTATTGAAAACAGAATCAAAGAGGGTATGGGAGAAGAGGAAATCATCTCCAAAATGGAAAATGGATTTGGAACATCTGTCCTACAAGATCCCATTGTTTTGATGTTTCAAGAAAATGGGAACCAAGGGATGGTCGATTCGATTGTCTATGGATTTGGTACAAAAATTTTAGCAAAACCCGATGATACTTGGATCAACGCCACCTTACTCGGGATAGGTGTTCTTGGGTTATATGGAATTTATCGATACGGGACAAAAAAATCAAAAGAAACTTCTTCCACTTTTGACAATAGTTCCAAAGAAACCTTATCATCCACAACGGATGCGATCAAAGAAAAGATTCGCAAATTTGAGGAATCCTAA
- a CDS encoding YdcF family protein, translating into MSKVLTIFLFPLPVFLLFSLILFFGIKPGKSKFSFFLLWLFLYLASSSFIANSLLDGLEKEYPPVTIATIPKADVAIVLGGMIQTISSPIGRTELTDSADRLTDAVRLYKAGKVKKILFTGGSGLLLTDEFREANLAKQLFIDLGVREDDLILENNSRNTYENAVETKKILEKQNFKSTILITSAFHMKRSLGCFQKQNINVFPFPTDYRSIQMESGAFELYVPSASYLELTTVAIKEWIGYFVYGAKSYL; encoded by the coding sequence TTGTCAAAAGTCTTAACGATTTTTCTATTTCCCTTACCTGTCTTTCTTCTTTTTTCGCTGATTCTTTTCTTTGGAATCAAACCTGGAAAATCAAAATTCTCATTCTTCCTTCTCTGGCTTTTTTTGTATTTGGCATCTAGTTCTTTTATTGCCAATTCGCTACTAGATGGTTTGGAAAAGGAGTATCCGCCTGTAACCATCGCAACAATTCCCAAAGCAGATGTTGCCATCGTTTTAGGTGGAATGATTCAAACCATTTCCTCGCCGATAGGAAGAACAGAGCTTACTGATTCAGCGGACCGACTGACAGATGCCGTACGACTCTACAAAGCAGGAAAAGTAAAGAAAATACTGTTTACGGGAGGATCTGGTTTGTTACTCACGGATGAATTTCGGGAAGCGAATTTAGCCAAACAATTGTTTATTGACCTTGGTGTGAGAGAAGATGACTTAATTTTGGAAAACAACTCTCGCAATACCTATGAAAATGCAGTCGAAACAAAAAAGATCTTAGAGAAACAGAACTTCAAGTCGACGATTCTTATCACTTCTGCTTTCCACATGAAACGATCTTTGGGATGTTTTCAAAAACAAAATATCAATGTTTTCCCGTTTCCAACCGATTATAGATCCATTCAAATGGAATCAGGCGCATTTGAATTGTATGTACCTTCTGCATCGTATCTAGAACTAACGACTGTAGCGATCAAAGAATGGATTGGATATTTTGTGTATGGAGCCAAATCCTACCTGTAA
- a CDS encoding heme lyase CcmF/NrfE family subunit — MNNLGTILLASSLAILIFSALQTIYGIVYKERKGVELGRLALMTNPFVIILAFVVLLTQLVRSDYSNYYVVMHSSEHLPLFYKMTSIWSGSSGSLLFWNLILNVFTFIVLWQTRKSIEDRIPMMNLILAVLSGFFSFLAVFYGDAQPFREFVPEAAAGRGLNPLLQHWAMIIHPPILYIGYVSISIPFAIAMSALVSGQLSEDWMKFIRKWTLFSWFFLGTGILLGSKWAYEELGWGGYWAWDPVENASLMPWLLTSAFVHSVVIQERRGMLKFWNMLLVILAFHFSLLGTWITRSGVLEGPHSFSKSTIGTPFIVYIIASFLFFTGFVIYRRKELTPERNLEAITSKEGSFLLNNFLLVLSTAAILLGVFSPLLYGKEFKAPWFNSWGVPAGIFLLLLMGSAPLLAWRKGAGAVFLSTLLKPFLFGILGAGAYILFYSQNFTKPDSKYGDVLAEVYSVLTVGIGVFTIAGIVQEYYRGIKARREEHKEESLFRAATNLLLKNKRRYGGYLVHFSLVLIFIGYAGNAFKINTSVRFFYELQPPTSEEIIYQSIDKAMIGGYQVEANTLKIKPVLISGLGGEPNIQNVIVSQEASYGIFRGLEKIATLDTERRFYPQISHLTGDFETHIPTSEPAIHSMAKEDFYIQLGAIETSDLKSENPDLPLMFMQYYFTPGNETDKLKLFLNFPRQIVANLEVWINPLVKLIWLGSLLYFITGIFLLLPIGEKKKHPQGNPA, encoded by the coding sequence ATGAATAATTTAGGAACCATCTTACTTGCCTCTTCTCTTGCGATTTTAATTTTTTCTGCTCTCCAAACCATTTATGGCATTGTTTATAAAGAACGAAAAGGGGTGGAGCTTGGCCGTTTGGCCCTGATGACAAATCCTTTTGTCATCATCTTAGCATTTGTTGTTTTACTCACACAATTAGTTCGCTCTGACTATAGCAACTATTATGTGGTGATGCACTCCAGTGAACATTTACCATTATTTTACAAAATGACTTCCATTTGGTCAGGATCCTCTGGAAGTTTACTCTTTTGGAATTTGATTTTAAACGTGTTTACTTTTATAGTCTTATGGCAAACACGTAAATCCATCGAAGACCGAATTCCAATGATGAATCTCATCCTTGCGGTACTTTCTGGATTCTTCAGTTTTCTTGCTGTTTTTTATGGGGATGCACAACCCTTCCGCGAATTTGTTCCAGAAGCAGCAGCAGGTCGTGGTTTAAATCCACTTCTGCAACACTGGGCGATGATCATCCATCCACCCATCCTTTACATCGGTTATGTGAGTATATCCATTCCGTTTGCCATTGCGATGTCTGCACTTGTGTCTGGTCAGTTATCGGAAGATTGGATGAAATTCATACGCAAATGGACTTTGTTTTCTTGGTTCTTTCTCGGAACAGGAATTTTACTCGGATCCAAATGGGCCTATGAAGAGTTAGGTTGGGGTGGTTATTGGGCTTGGGATCCAGTGGAAAATGCATCCCTAATGCCTTGGTTACTCACAAGTGCTTTTGTACATTCTGTTGTCATCCAAGAACGCCGAGGGATGTTAAAATTTTGGAATATGTTACTTGTGATCCTTGCCTTTCATTTCAGTTTGCTTGGAACTTGGATCACACGTTCTGGAGTTTTAGAAGGACCTCATAGTTTTTCCAAATCTACCATTGGCACACCGTTTATCGTTTATATCATTGCTAGTTTCCTGTTTTTCACAGGCTTTGTGATTTACAGAAGAAAAGAACTGACTCCAGAAAGAAACTTGGAAGCCATCACTTCCAAAGAAGGAAGTTTTTTACTCAATAACTTTTTATTGGTTCTTTCCACCGCCGCGATTCTGTTAGGTGTCTTTTCTCCACTCCTTTATGGAAAAGAATTTAAAGCCCCTTGGTTCAACTCCTGGGGAGTTCCTGCGGGAATCTTTTTATTACTCCTTATGGGTTCTGCACCTCTACTCGCTTGGAGAAAAGGTGCAGGTGCAGTGTTTTTGTCTACACTCCTCAAACCATTCCTCTTTGGAATTCTGGGTGCAGGTGCTTATATCCTCTTCTATTCTCAAAACTTCACAAAGCCTGATAGCAAGTATGGAGACGTTCTTGCTGAAGTATATTCGGTTCTCACCGTTGGCATAGGTGTGTTTACCATTGCGGGAATTGTGCAAGAATACTACCGAGGGATTAAAGCAAGGCGAGAAGAACATAAAGAGGAATCTTTGTTCCGTGCAGCAACCAACCTACTTTTAAAAAACAAAAGAAGATATGGTGGATATTTAGTTCACTTCTCCCTCGTTCTCATCTTCATCGGTTATGCGGGAAATGCATTTAAAATTAATACATCAGTAAGATTTTTTTATGAACTGCAACCTCCTACTTCAGAAGAAATCATCTATCAATCTATTGACAAAGCGATGATCGGTGGTTACCAAGTGGAAGCAAACACGCTAAAAATCAAACCTGTTCTGATCTCAGGACTTGGTGGCGAACCAAACATTCAAAATGTGATTGTATCTCAAGAAGCAAGTTATGGAATCTTTCGTGGGTTGGAAAAAATTGCAACACTTGATACAGAACGTAGGTTCTACCCACAAATCTCTCACCTAACAGGAGATTTCGAAACTCATATTCCAACGAGTGAACCTGCCATCCATTCCATGGCAAAAGAAGATTTTTACATCCAACTTGGAGCCATTGAAACTTCTGATTTGAAATCAGAAAACCCTGATCTACCTTTGATGTTCATGCAGTATTACTTCACTCCAGGAAATGAAACAGACAAACTCAAACTGTTTCTAAACTTCCCACGACAAATTGTGGCTAACCTCGAGGTATGGATCAATCCACTTGTGAAATTGATTTGGCTCGGTTCTCTGTTGTATTTTATCACGGGAATCTTTTTGTTACTCCCAATCGGCGAAAAGAAAAAACATCCCCAAGGAAATCCAGCATGA
- the dapA gene encoding 4-hydroxy-tetrahydrodipicolinate synthase has product MFQGVYTAVITPFRQGKIDYDSYFKILENQIRSGVAGVVPCGTTGESPTLSYDEHKELIQKTVQVVAGKIQVIAGTGSNSTKEAIELTESACDDGVDGILTVNPYYNKPTQEGMFQHFTAIANVSSKPVMLYNIPGRTNVNLLPETVSRLAAHPKIAAIKEATGDLGQMAKVISQCPADFDLLSGDDNLTLPVLSIGGKGVVSVVSNLFPRACVDMVSLYLRGDLEASKKIYYKLLPVFVNAFIETNPIPIKAAMSWFGYCSNELRLPMTSLSEGSASESFKKIVFQLKEEGIV; this is encoded by the coding sequence ATGTTTCAGGGCGTTTATACCGCGGTCATCACCCCCTTCCGCCAGGGGAAAATCGATTACGATAGTTATTTTAAAATCCTAGAAAACCAGATCCGATCCGGAGTGGCTGGTGTGGTTCCTTGTGGGACAACGGGAGAATCTCCGACTTTATCTTACGACGAACACAAGGAACTCATCCAAAAAACCGTACAGGTGGTGGCAGGGAAAATCCAAGTGATTGCAGGGACAGGATCCAATTCCACAAAGGAGGCGATCGAGCTCACTGAGTCAGCTTGTGACGATGGAGTGGATGGAATTCTCACCGTCAATCCTTACTACAACAAACCCACTCAAGAAGGAATGTTCCAACATTTCACAGCAATCGCTAACGTATCTTCTAAACCGGTCATGTTGTACAACATTCCAGGAAGAACCAATGTTAATTTGTTACCAGAAACTGTCAGCCGTTTGGCGGCTCATCCCAAAATCGCTGCCATCAAAGAAGCAACAGGGGATTTGGGCCAAATGGCAAAAGTCATTTCACAGTGCCCAGCTGATTTTGATTTATTATCCGGCGATGACAACCTAACACTGCCAGTGCTCTCTATTGGGGGAAAAGGGGTAGTTTCTGTGGTTTCGAATTTGTTTCCAAGAGCTTGTGTGGATATGGTTTCCTTATACTTACGTGGTGATTTGGAAGCTTCTAAAAAAATCTATTACAAACTCCTTCCTGTATTTGTGAACGCGTTTATCGAAACAAACCCGATCCCAATCAAAGCTGCTATGAGTTGGTTTGGGTATTGCAGTAACGAACTTAGATTGCCTATGACATCGTTATCAGAAGGTTCTGCTTCTGAATCATTTAAAAAAATCGTATTTCAATTAAAAGAGGAAGGCATTGTCTAA